The Mucilaginibacter rubeus genomic interval CAGCTCCTGGATGGGGTAGTGCTGCTAAGGCTTTCGGAAAATATTTTAGCGAAGTGCACGGTAGCGACCAGGTTTTTGAAGCCATCACTGGCATTGGTGTAAAAGGGCTTTCCTTCGATATCGCTGATGGCCTGATCGATGTCGACGATGACTTTATCCGGGGATGCTCCGTCCTCAATCTCGTGCATGAGTTTAACACAGGCAATGGCGGCGGGTACTTCCGGGAAGTTCTCCATCAGGGTCTGGTATTTGGGCAGTTCCAGCACGGCTTCCAGATTATACGTAACCTGTTGCAGATCGTCAAAAAAGCCGTCCCTGAGTTTGGGCAGCATCTGCGGATAGGTAAAACTCAACAGGTTCCGCAGGTTATCTGATGTTTTTGGAAACATAAGCTGGAACTCGGGATATTTGTCTGATAGTTTTTTGAAGCGGTTAAAAAAGGCGACGGTGAGTTCCTGCTTGGCGCGGTCGATCATTAGATCAGCGATGGCGTTGGCGAATTTTGTGACGTCGACATTACCAAGGGCGGTGATCCCTTTGCTGAACCCCGCGGGAAGGTTTCCTCCGCCCATAGCGCCCGGGTCTTCGAACAAACCTTTGAAGAAAGGATTTTTATCGAGCAGTGTTTTATTGATCGGGGTTCCTTTTTTATAGTAAATATCATTTGCTAAAAGATCCTGTATCTCCTTTGTGATGGTGATTGTTTTGGCATCCGTATCGTAAAATTTTTTCAGGTAGGCGGCGCGGTAATAGTCCGAGCTGCTTGTAGGATCTGCACTGTACGCAGCGGTGCCGGTCAGCATAAGAAAAAGAGGTAAGAGAAGGTAAAGGTTTCGTTTCATATGGTTGGGGTTTAAGTGTTAATTAGTATTTCAAAAAAATTGGCCGGATCGATTACTTTTTTTCCCTGGAAGCCATTTAGGTCGCTTCCGCTGTTATATAGCGCAGACAGAAGTTTGGCGGCATCCCAATTGCCGGTCTTTTTTTTGCAGGCCGAGACCCCCAGAGCTGCTATTGCGGCGATGATCGGTGTAGAAAAGCTGGTGCCGCTTTGAGCTGCAGGTGTGGAAGCTGTACCGTAAGACTCGATATCGGTGCCGCGGCTATGTATGATCGTGTGTTCGCTACGCACGGTAATATCGCTGAGTTGTCCGTTTGCATCGGTGGCGCCAACGGATACAAAATTGCTAAAAGAGGCAGGATAAAGATCCTGGCTGATCACGCCGCCCGCGAAATTGTTGCCTGAAGCCGCAAACATCAGGACATTTTTATCAACTAATAGTTGATTCAGCTGGCTTTGGAAGTTTGTCTTGTCCGTATCGTTCAGGGGGGATCCGTAACTAACGGAAATAATATCGGCCCCTTTGCCGATAGCCCATTTGATACCGGAAATAATACTATTAAAATTCCGCAGTTCGCCACCGGAACTGATCTTGCCGCACAGCAGTCTGCACTGTGGGGCTACGCCGATATACCAGTGCAGGGTATTACGGGCGGCAATGAGTGAACTGCAATGTGTACCGTGCAGGTCATGGCTCTTATCCATGATGGTACTTGCGTAATCGATCAGAATATCACTATCGGTAACCGCCGGCGCAAGATCGGTATTGCCGATGTCATAGCCGGTATCGAGTACGGCCACGGTGGCCAGGGAACCATACTCGCCGTAGGTGTCCCATAGGTCTTTGATTTTTAGTTCATCGAACCAGGAGAAACTTTGTTTATCGGTCAGGTCTGTGGTTTGAAAGCCGCCGCTCCAATAGTAATTGTTGGCTTTGTCGCGAAACCAGGTGCCGATGCCGTCATAGGCATCGCCTGGATATGCCGTATCGTCGACTTCCACTTCGTCCC includes:
- a CDS encoding S8 family peptidase; the encoded protein is MKLTVKDNYLNVRAGRPSVNAPSDRYLEPGDEVEVDDTAYPGDAYDGIGTWFRDKANNYYWSGGFQTTDLTDKQSFSWFDELKIKDLWDTYGEYGSLATVAVLDTGYDIGNTDLAPAVTDSDILIDYASTIMDKSHDLHGTHCSSLIAARNTLHWYIGVAPQCRLLCGKISSGGELRNFNSIISGIKWAIGKGADIISVSYGSPLNDTDKTNFQSQLNQLLVDKNVLMFAASGNNFAGGVISQDLYPASFSNFVSVGATDANGQLSDITVRSEHTIIHSRGTDIESYGTASTPAAQSGTSFSTPIIAAIAALGVSACKKKTGNWDAAKLLSALYNSGSDLNGFQGKKVIDPANFFEILINT